From the Anas platyrhynchos isolate ZD024472 breed Pekin duck chromosome 37, IASCAAS_PekinDuck_T2T, whole genome shotgun sequence genome, the window CAGCGGTGGCCCTGCGGAGCCGCCACGCCGTCCTCTACGATGGCTTCCTCCTCGGCGGCCTCACCGCGCTGCTCACCAGCCTCGCCGACTCCCAAGTGCGCGCCTTCCGCCACACGGCCACCTTGGCAGGTAGGtgacaccccccacccccaacttGTCACCCGCCGGGTGTCCCCGACGCCCCCCCGCCACCgtcccgctgtccccagccatgAAGCTGATGACGGCGCTGGTGGAGGTGGCGCTGGGGCTGAGCCAGCGCCGCGACAACACCCGGAGGCTCTACGAGGCCGAAAGGGGGAAAAGCCCCCCCCGGAGAGCCCCCGGCAAGCTGGAGGCGCTGCAGGAGACGCTGCGGGAGGTGGGTGACGtttggggacgtggtggggacACGGGCACGGGCGCCCCGGTGACGCCCATGGGTGCCGtccagctccaggagcagcaggaggagatggaggccGTGATGAACGCCATCTTCAAGGGGGTCTTCGTGCACCGATACAGGTCGGGGGGCGCTGGAGTGGTGCTGGGCGGAACTGGGTACCactgggtggcactgggtggcattggggtggtgctggggggcactgggtggCATTGGGATGGTGCTAGGGGGCActggggtggtgctggaggGCACTGGGGTGATGCTGGAGGATactgggtggcactggggtgGCTCTGGGCGGCACTGcatggtgctgggcagcactggggtggtgctgggggcactgggtggCAGTGGGTGGCACTGGGAACAGCGTGGTTAGGGACTGGAGCCAGTGGGGAGAGCCCAGTTGGGGACTGGGACCAGTTTGGAACTGGGATGCAACCAAGTTGGGTTCTCCTTGGAGAAGGTTGTCACCGGGAGGGGTTGTCActgtggtggcactggggacagCCCAGTTGGGAACTGGGACCAGTTTGCATCTGGGAATGAAACTAAGTTGAGTTTTCCTTGGAGAACGTCACCAGTTGTGGTTGGGACCTGGGACCAGTCTGGAACTGGGATGGAACCAAGTTGGGTTCTCCTTGGAGAACGTCACCAGGAGGGGTTGGGGACTGGGACCAGTTGGGACCTGGGACCAGATTGGAACTGGGACGAAACCAAGTTGGGTTCTCCTCAGAGAACGTCACCAGTAAGGGTTTGGAACTGGGACCAGTTTGGAACTGGGACGGAACCAAGTTGGGTTCTCCTCGGAGAACATCACCAGTTGTGGTTGGGAACTGGGACCAGTTTGGAACTGGGATGGAACCAAGTTGGGTTCTCCTCGGAGAACATCACCAGGAGAGGTTGGGGACCGGGACCAGGACGTTGTCACCAGGACACGGGGGTCCCtggggtggccctggggactCCGAGCGTGTCGGGGCCGTGGTGTCCCCGTGGCGGTGTCCCCAAGGCGCTGTCCCCGTGGCGGTGTCCCCGTCGGGGTGTCCCCGTGGCGCTGTCCCCGTGGCGCTGTCCCCGTGGCAGTGTCCCCAAGgcgctgtcccccccccagggacgTGGTGCCCGACGTGCGCGCGCTGTGCATGGAGGAGCTGGGGACGTGGATGTGCAGCTTCCCGGCCTCCTTCCTCACCGACGGCCACCTCAAGTACCTCGGCTGGACCCTGCACGACAAGGTGGGGACATCCTGgggacacctcggggacacggggacagctggggggcgtggggacaccgtggggacatggggatgccttggggacacagggacagctATGGGAGCGTGGGGGTAtcttggggacacagggacaccttggggacatggggacactgtggggacacctcggggacaccttggggacacacTGGGGACGCGGGGACACCGTGGGGATGCCTCAGGGATGTGGGGATGCCCCGGGGACAtgggggcaccttggggacacctcagggacatgggggcaccttggggacacctcagggacatggggacacctcGGTGAAACATCAGGGACATAGGGACAcctgggggacatggggacaccgtggggacacactggggacacggggacactgTGGGGATGCCTCAGGGATGtgggggcaccttggggacacagggacgccttgggggacaccttggggacatggggttccCTGGgagggacacttggggacctttgggACTGGGagaggggacacttggggacctttggggcCAGGATGGGACActtgggagcaggaggggacacTTGGCATCAGGAGAGGAGATacttggggacctttggggctgggaggggacccttggggacacttggggacacttggggccAGGAGAAGAGACACTTGGGGTCCTTTGGGGCCaggaggggctggctggggaccACAGGGTCCAGGatgggggacacttggggaccactggggctgggagaggggacacttggggacaccTGAGGCCAGGAGGGGACCCTTGGGGATCCATGGGGACACTTGGAGCCAGGAGAGGAGACACTTGGGGACCTTGGGGCCAGGAGGGGACGGCTGGGGACCtttgggagcaggatgggggacacttggggctgggaggggacacttggggacctttggggccgggaggggacacttggggacatttggggtcagGAGAAGAGACACCTGGGGACCTTTGGGGCCAGGatgggggacacttggggacgcTTGCGGACACTTGGGACCCggaggagctggctggggaCCTTTGGGGCCAGGATAGGGGACACCTGTGGACACTTGGGGCCAGGAGTGGAGACACTTGGGGACCTTGGGGCCAGGAGGGGACGGCTGGGGACCtttgggagcaggatgggggacacttggggctaggaggggacacttggggacctttggggctgggaggggacacttggggacatttggggtcagGAGAAGAGACACCTGGGGACCTTTGGGGCCAGGatgggggacacttggggacgcTTGCGGACACTTGAAACCCggaggagctggctggggaCCTTTGGGGCCAGGAtaggggacacttggggaccactggggctgggagaggggactcttggggacctttggggctgggaggggacacctgtggacactggggccaggagAGGAGACACTTGGGGACCTTGGGGCCAGGAGGGGACAGCTGGAGAACtttgggagcaggatgggggacacttggggctgggaggggacacttgGGGTTAGGAGAGGAGACCCTTGGGGACCTTTGTGGCCGggaggggacacttggggacacttggggacccGCAGCAGGGGGAGGTGCGTCTGCGCTGCGTGCGGGCGCTGCAGGGGCTGTACGCCCGCCGGGACACGGCCGCGCACATGGAGCTCTTCACCGGGCGCTTCAAGGTgagcgtgtcccccccccgtgtccccaacgCTGTCACCTCCCTGCCGAGGTCCCCAGGGGGTGACAACgggtgtgtcccccccccccaggcccgcTTGGTGTCCATGGTGCAGGACAAGGACCCCGTGGTGGCCGTGGAGGTGGTGAAGCTGCTGACGGTGATGCTGGAGTGAGTttggggacgttggggacacgggggggatgttggggacactggggacatgggggggggcctgggggatgttggggacactggggacatgggggggacctTGGGGACATCGGGGACATGGGGAGCATTGGGGAttgggggcagggggatgttggggacatggggggggacattggggacaagggggggacactggggacatgggggacattggggataatggggacattggggatgggggacattgggggacatggggacgttggggacatgggacactggggacatggggacatagGGGcgttggggacatgggggggacactggggacatgggggacattggggacatggggatattggggatatgggggggacaagggggacattggggatgttggggtcattggggacatttgggacaGGGGAACATTGGGGATGGGGAGATAAGGGGTACATTGGGGACGGGGGGGCATGGgggacaagagggacatgggggggacattggggacaagagggacatgggggggacattggggacaagggggacattgggggcattggggacgttggggacacgggggatggggacactggggacaccgGTTAGGGTCTGAGAGCACCAAGGGGGACACAAAACGGGCGAGACGAAGCCAGGCAggacacggggctggggggttgggaCACGGCTCGGGGACAGGGGACACAGCCGGGGGACAGCGGTGTCCCCGTTGTCACCCCAGCACGGTGGCCGAGGCGCTGACGGAGGCCGATTGTCACCGCGTCTACCCGGCCGTCTTCTGCAGCCGCCGTCCCCTCGCCACCGCCGCCGGCCTCTTCCTCTACCGCAGGTGAGGCCGGGCCACCCCCTTGTCCCCTCCTGTGTCACCTCCCCTGTCCCCTCTCGGTGTCACCCCCCGGGTATCGTCCCCAGTCGGTGCTGCCACCGGGTGCGAGGCTTGGTGGCACCTGGGGATGTTCCCGTGGGGATGGTGGCACCCGGTCCTGCCTTGTCCGCTCTGGACCCTTTGTGTCCCCAACTCTGTCCCCACACCCATGGGacccccttgtccccatcctGTGTTCCTTTATGTCCCcaaccctgtccccatccccatgggacccccctgtccccatcccatgtccctttgtgtccccaaccctgtccctgtccccacagaatccccctgtccccatttcTTGTGTCCCTttgtgttcccccccccccgctgtcccctcCCCAATGTCACcccctgtccttgtccccagcctgctgtcccCGCGGCACGAGGGTGACACCGAGCCGTCCCCCGGCAGCGGGGACAACCGCACCTTCTTCCGCCTGCTGCTGACCTTCTTCATCGAGAGCGAGgtgacaccctggggacaccctggggacagtCTGGGGGCACCCAGGGACACCcagggacaccctggggacacctaAGGGACTCTGGGTGACACCCAGAAGACACCCAAGGGATCTCTGGTGACACCCAAGAGACCCCGGGTGACCCCAGGGGACACCCAAGGGACCCCGGGTGCCAGCGCTGTCCCTGTCCTCAGCTCCACCAGCACGCCGCGTACCTCGTGGACAGCCTCTGGGACTGCGCCGGGACCCAGCTGCGGGACTGGGACACggccggggggctgctgctggaggaggcccCCGAGGAGGGTGGgcaactgggaggcactgggaggggactgggaggcactgggagggcgCTAGGGGGCACTGGGAAGGACTGGGAGGCACTAAGGTGGCAccagggggcactgggagggactgggatgggactggggtgCACTGAGATGATGccagggggcactgggagggcactgggaagaactgggaggcactggggggtactggggagTACTAGGATGggactgggaggaactggggaTAACTGGGAGGGCACCAGAGGgcactgggggggactgggatgggactggggggcactgggaaggcACTGGGATGGACATGGCTGGGGCGGggactgctgctggaggaggcccCTGGGGAATATGGGcaactgggggcactgggagccaCTGGGAGGGGGCTGGTGGGAACAAGGGGGCACTGGGACGGGACTggggagggcactgggatgaCACTGTGGGGAActggggtggcactgggagggaactggAAGGCACTGGGATGGCACTGGGAGACAATGAGGGGAACAGGGATGGGACTGAGGGGCACTGGGGATAACTGGAAGGGACTGGAATGGGACTGGGAGGGTGCCAGGGGGCACTGGGAAAGACTGGGAGGCACGGGGAGGATGCTAGGAGggaactgggaggcactggggggtactggggagtactgggatgggactgggaggaactggggaTAACTGGGTGGGCACCAGGGgtcactgggaggcactgggatggcgccaggggacactgggatgatactggggggagctggggggcactgggaaccTCCTcaaccccctcccagtcccccccagtcctTCCCAGTCCATCCCattctccccccagccccctcccagtccctcccagtccatCCCAGTTGTCCCAGCCCCCATCCCAGtccatcccagtccccccccagtcccccccacccccctcccagtcccgtcccagtccctcccagtccatCCCAGTTCCCCCCCCAGCGCTCAGCGACCAGCAGGAGAAGGCCCTGGTGGAGATCCTGGCGGCCAGCGCCAAGTGGGCGGCGGGGGAGGGGCCCCCAGTGGGACGGGGACCCCCCCGCAAGGTAGGGGGGGGCGGtgtcacctgggggggggggttactGTCACCTGGGGGGGtctcactgtccctgggggggggtctcagtgTCACCAAGGGGGGGTCATTGTCACTTGGGGGGGTCTCAGTGTCACCAAGGGGGGGTCAGTATTATCTTGGGGGGGGTCATTGTCCCCAAGGGGGGGTCTCAGTGTCCCCTTTGGGGGGTCGCTGTCACCTGGGGGGGGTCAGTGCCACCTGATGGGGTGTCAGTGACCCCCGGGGGGGTATCATTGACCCCCAGGGGGTGTCATTGTCCCCGGGGGGGTGTCATTGTCCGGGGGGGGGTCATTGTCGTCATTGTcacctgtgcccccccccaggcgcccCCCAAGGGGAGGCGGGCGGTGACGGAGCAGCGCTCGCGGCTCAGCCTCTGCCTGGCCCCCATCCTGCCCCGGCTGCTGGCCAAGGTGAGGGGACCCCGGGGGGGCCTCGGGGacatttttggggtggggggacaccCGGGTGACCCCCCCTCACTCCCtgtgacccccccaaaaaaaaagttttcggCGGACGAGGAGAAGGTGACGccgctgctggaggtgctgagctgcttcGAGCTCAGTGTCTACTGCACCGCGCGGCTGGAGAGGGTGAGCGCAGGCCCTATAGGGTCAGCCGGCCATATAGGGTCACCTGACCCCAATCCTATAGGGTCAGCTGGTCCTTTAGGGTCACCCAGTCCTTATAGGGTCACCTGACCCCAATCCTGTAGGGTCACCTAGTCCTTTAGGGTCCCCTGGTCCTTTTAGGGTCACCTGGCCCCAATCCTATAGGGTCAGCCGGTCCCAACCCTATAGGGTCACTCAGTGCTATAGGATCACCTGGTTCTTATAGGGTTACCTAGCACCAGTTCTATAGGGCCACCTGGTCCCTACAGGGTCACCTGGTCCTATAGGGTCACCCTGTCCTTATAGGGTCATCTGGTCCTTAGAGGGTCACCTGGCCCCAATCCTATAGGGTCACCTGGTCCTTTAGGGTCACCCAGTCCTTATAGGGTCACCTGGTCCCAATGCTATAGGGTCAGCTGGTCCTAACCCTATAGTGTCACCTGGCTCCAGTCCTATAGGTTCATCTGGTCCCTATAGGGTCACCCGGTCCCAACCGTATAGGGTCAGCTGGTCCTATAGGGTCACCCAGTCCTTATAGGGTAACCTGGCCCCGATCCTGTAGGGTCACCCAGTCCTATTGGGTCATCTGGTCCCAACCCTATAGGGTCACCCAGTTCTATAGGGTCACCATGTCCCCTCACCCTTTGGGGTCCCCTGGCCCTTTGGGGTCACCATGTCCCCAATCATTTTAGGGTCACCCATTCCCCATagggtccccatgtcccctcaccctttgggttccccgtgtccccaatccttatagggtccccgtgtccccttgcCCTTTGGGATCCCCGTTCCCCatagggtccccgtgtcccctcaccCTTTGGGATCACCATGTCCCCCAGTCCTTATAGGGTCACCCATTTCCCATAGGGTCCCCATGTCCCTTCACCCTTTGGGGTCCCTGTGTCCCCTCTCCGTTTGGGGTCCCCGTTTCCCCAATCCTTATAGGGTCACCGTGTCCCCTTGCCCTTTgggatccccatgtccccaatcCTTATAGGGTCACTGTGTCCCCTTGCCCTTTGGGTTCCCTATTCCCCatagggtccccgtgtcccctcacTCTTTGGGGTCCCTATGTCCCCAATCCTTAAAGGGTCACCCCTTCCCCatagggtccccgtgtccccaattGTTATAGGGTTCCTGTGTCCCCAATCCTTATAGGGTCACCATGTCCCCTCACCCTTTGGGGTCACCATGTCCGCAATCTTTATAGGGTCACCATTTCCCCAATCCTTATAGGGTCGCCACGTCCTCTTGCCCTTTGGGATCCCCATTCCCCatagggtccccgtgtcccctcaccctttggggtccccatgTCTCCAATCCGTATAGGGTCACCATGTCCCCAGTCCTTATAGGGTCACCGTGTCCCCTTGCCCTTTGGGGTCCCCGTTCTCCATAGggcccccgtgtcccctcacCCTTTGGGATCACCATGTCCGCAATCCTTATACGGTCACCCATTCCCCatagggtccccgtgtccccaatctttatagggtccccgtgtcccctggcCCTTTGGGGTCCCCGTTCCCCAGAGGGTCCCCTGGCCCTTTGGGGTGGCCGTGACCCCCACCCCATACCCCGCAGCCCCTGGAGCAGGCGCTGgcgcagctgcaggagctggtgcagaAGCACACGGGGCCGGAGGTGCTGGGGGCGGCCTCCCGAGCCCTGGGGGCCCTCTGCGACCCCCGGCTGCCGCTGCGGGGGCGCGGGGAGCTGGTGAGGAGCCGCCTGGGGGACCTGCTGGGGGAGCGCTGCCACCGCCTGCTGCGGGTAtagaggggattgggggggatttgggggggatttggggggatttggggagattttggggggttagaggggattggggggggtgagaggggatttgagggggttagaggggatttgggggggatttgggaggattacagggggttttggggggatttggggggggtagaggggatttgggggggtgagaggggattgggggggtgAGAGGGGATTGGGAgggttagaggggatttgggggggattcagggggattataaggggtttggggggagtttAGGGCGGATTATAGagcattttggagggatttaGGGGGGTTATAGGGCATTggggggggttagaggggatttggaggggttagaggggatttggaggggatttagggggggttagaggggatttggggggatttggggtgggtttggagggatttgggggggttagaggtgatttgggggggatttggggtgggtttggagggatttggggggatttggaggggttataggggatttgggggggattagGGAGTGTTTGGGGGGATTcagggtgggtttgggggttatAGGGGGAGTTTGGGGGCATTTATGGAggttataggggatttgggggggatttcgGGGGGttcagggggatttggggtgggtttggagggatttgggggggttagagggggatttgggggggattcggggggattcagggggattataaggggtttgggggggatttggggtgggtttggggggttatagggggagTTTGGGGGCATTTATGGAGGTTAtagagggtttggggggatttgggggggatttggagggATTCGGAGGGgctataggggatttggggggatttggagggggTTATAGGGGTTTAtagggggatttagggggggttagaggggatttggggggatttggggtgggtttggagggatttgggggggttagagcggatttgggggggattcagggggattataaggggtttggggggagtttAGGGGGGATTATAGagcattttggagggatttggggggggttataggggatttggggggattcaGAGGGGTTATacgggatttgggggggattataaggggttttggggggatttggggtgggttggggggttatagggggagTTTGGGGGCATTTATGGAGGTTAtagagggtttggggggatttggggggggatttggagggATTCGGAggggttataggggatttgggggggatttggggggatttgggggggttataggggggtttgggggggtataggggatttgggggggattcagGGGGATTTGGGTGGTTATAGGGGATTAtagggggatttagggggggttagaggggatttggcgagatttggggtgggtttggagggatttgggggggttagaggggatttggggggattcgGGGAGATTatagggggttttgggggggatttgtggggggtttgggggagttagaggggatttgggggggattcagggggattatagggggttttgggggggctataggggattTGGAGGGGACTCAGGGGGATTataaggggtttggggggagtttAGGGGGGATTATAGagcattttggagggatttggggggcgttataggggatttggggaggattcaggggggttatagggggatttgggggggttataggggatttgggaGGGTTTAGGAGGAGTTTGGGGAAGATTTGGGGTGGtaatggggtggggatgggggtaTGGGGGACCTGCTGGGGGAGCGCTGCCACCGCCTGCTGCGGGTACGGGGGactataggggatttgggggggttagaggggatttggggggatttgaggggattatagggggtttgggggggatttggtggggttagaggggattatagggggatttagggggggttagaggggattttggggtatttggggagattataggggatttggggggattcaggggggttagaggggattcGGGGGGGATTCAGAGGGGctatgggggatttggggggatttggggtgggtttggagggatttgggggggatttgggggggattcgGGGGAAttatggggggatttggggaattagaggggattggggggggttaggggatttggggggatatttggggtgggtttggagggATTTGGAGGGTTTataggggtttgggggagtttAGGGGGGATTATAGagcattttggagggatttaggggggttataggggatttggggggattcagaggggttataggggatttggggtgggtttggagggATTTGGAGGGGAttatggggggatttgggggggattcagggggattatggggggatttgggggtttagaggggattggggggggtttaggggatttgggggggatttggggtggttttggagGGATTTGGAGGGATTATAGGGGATTTGAGGGAGTTTAGGGGGGATTATAGagcattttggagggatttaGGGCGTGATTCGGGGGGATTatagggggttttggggggatttgggggggttgtatgggatttgggatggatttggggtgggttggggggcttagagctgggctgggggtgttggggtgtccccagccccccggggtgtccccagctgtccccaACCCCCTGTCCACTCCCCGCAGTTGCCGTCCCTGGACGAGGAGGAGCTGTACAGCGCTGCCGCCACCCTAAAGCGCCTCTCCGTCCTCTTCAAGtgtgccccgtgtccccaacgTGTCCCCAACGTGTTCCCCCTGTCCCCAATGTGTCCCCAACGTGTCCCCAACGTGTCCCCAGAGTGTCCTCAATGTGTCCCCAATGTGTCCCCAAGCatgcccccccatcccctggggCACTggccccatgtccctgtcccctttcCCCCTATTCCCATGTCCCTAGTATTCCCTGATGTCCCCTTCCCAATGTCCCTGTCCCATTCCCAGtatccccgtccccttcccagtgtccctgtccccatttccatgtccctgtccccttcccagtgtccccatccccttcccagtgtccctgtccccatctccctgtccccttgtccccacctccatgtccccatatccccatgtcccctgtccccatgtcccctgtccccatgtcccctgtccccatgtcccctgtccctgtccctgtccccgcagcGCCCACGACCTGACGCCCTGGCAGCTCTTCGAGCCCTGCACCCTCCTCCTGCGGCGCGCGGCCGACACGGGCGAGGTGCCCCCGCAGGTacctggggacactggggacactgggggacactggggacattggggacaacTCCAGGGAGGGGACACGAGGCCACCGTGTGTCCCCACAGCTCCTTGTCCCCGCCATCACCTGCGCCCACTTCCACATCCTCTGGGAGCTGTCGCGGCTGGCCAACACCGACGTCCCCCAGGTgagcttggggacatggggacaactggggacactggggacagttggggacattggggacactggggaaggggacagggacatgggggcactgggggaggggacggggacatggggacactgggggtaaggggagaaaagggacgctgtggggacagggacttgggggtttggggacgttgggaagggggcaggggtgtggggacggggctggggacatggggacagagggacatggggcaggggacagggacagaatatggggacaggacagggggatggggcatggggacagggataggACACGGGGACAGGACAGGGGGACAGGAACAGGGACATAGGGAcatggatggggacattgggacaaGAATAGGACACAGGGACAGGAAtaggacatggggacgtggatggggacatggggacaggacatggggacaggaataggacacagggacagggacatgaacatggggacagggataggacatggggacagaaataggacacagggacatggggacagggaccgCAGCGCCACCACCCTGGGGTGGGGACGGACAACAAGGGGACAACGGGGAGGGGACAACAGGGGGACAACCCCCTCTTTGCGAGGACGTGGCCCCGGCTTGGGGACATCCCCAGGTGCCAGCCGGCTGTCCCCAAATGCCACCCGGCTgtccccaggagcagctgctgagcctgaAGGACAAAACCACCTCCTTCTGCGCCCTGTGCCAGAGCTGCCTCTCCAACGGCGACGCCGGCGTCCGGGAGCAGGTGACAGCGAGGGGACAGAGGGCGAGGTGGCACCTCGGTGGCCCCGTGCCGACCTTGTCCCCGTTGTCCCCGTTGTCCCCAAGGCCTTCGTGGTGCTGAGTGAcctcctgctggtgctgggcccCTCAGGGACACGCAGGGCCGGGGCGGCGCTGGCCCCACTGCGGCTGGTGCCCGACGTGGAGCTGCGCTCCCAGCTGGCCGCCGTGCTCCTCAACCACGTCTtcagccctggggacagggacggtgACGGTGAGGTCCCCAACGCGTCCCCAACCCGTCCCCAAGGTGGCCCCGGTGAGCACCAGGTGGCCCCTGTGCTCGTGAGGTGGCCCCAAAGCGGTCCAGGTGGCCCCGATGGCCCTAGGGTGGCCCCAGGACATCTCCGAGCAGGCCCTGGTGGCCTCAAGATGTCTTTGGCGTGGCTCTGGTGGCTCGGAGATGTCCCCtcgtgtccccaaggtgtctcctatgtccccagggtgtcctcTTGTGTCCCCAAGGTGGTCCCCAGGTGGCCCTGGTGGTCCCCAGGTGGCCCAAGTGGCCCCAAAGTGGCCCCAGGACATCTCCGAGCAGTCCCTGGTGGCCTCAAGGTTTTTCTGACATGTC encodes:
- the LOC140001101 gene encoding cohesin subunit SA-3-like isoform X4, whose translation is MDGRVAIEVAVDEWLQGYKRDREPAFLELVNFIVRSCGCRGTVTLAMLREQQNTEIIQRLTETFSEDSSDYPLSLSTGPWRRFRASFGAVVTAVALRSRHAVLYDGFLLGGLTALLTSLADSQVRAFRHTATLAAMKLMTALVEVALGLSQRRDNTRRLYEAERGKSPPRRAPGKLEALQETLRELQEQQEEMEAVMNAIFKGVFVHRYRDVVPDVRALCMEELGTWMCSFPASFLTDGHLKYLGWTLHDKQGEVRLRCVRALQGLYARRDTAAHMELFTGRFKARLVSMVQDKDPVVAVEVVKLLTVMLDTVAEALTEADCHRVYPAVFCSRRPLATAAGLFLYRSLLSPRHEGDTEPSPGSGDNRTFFRLLLTFFIESELHQHAAYLVDSLWDCAGTQLRDWDTAGGLLLEEAPEEVPPPALSDQQEKALVEILAASAKWAAGEGPPVGRGPPRKAPPKGRRAVTEQRSRLSLCLAPILPRLLAKPLEQALAQLQELVQKHTGPEVLGAASRALGALCDPRLPLRGRGELVRSRLGDLLGERCHRLLRLPSLDEEELYSAAATLKRLSVLFNAHDLTPWQLFEPCTLLLRRAADTGEVPPQLLVPAITCAHFHILWELSRLANTDVPQEQLLSLKDKTTSFCALCQSCLSNGDAGVREQAFVVLSDLLLVLGPSGTRRAGAALAPLRLVPDVELRSQLAAVLLNHVFSPGDRDGDGEVPNASPTRPQGGPEPDAAEAHMEDLRRRRMLLAGFCKLIIYNVLEPSAASDVLKYYDKFHAEYGDIIKETLACIRCMDGQEWARVVLLSLQQVMTELLMEHGPGVRGVPAFGGLRDLGRRLSLFFGPRHQPNRQVLLRLHRDSIAFALQEGPEGGPGGDPGGAPLYLPFLEVLSEFSPRLLPPDRALLLTHLQQSCQQLGMTPPERSPWPPLAAYHRSLQPPEPPQKRRRTEETWQGPSPPLSPALTSTVLRAPPGPPWDLRVPGPSSVVPSLSVMEEEEEEEEEEERGGGSSEEPPPQLDQVRDLFDSSILGIED
- the LOC140001101 gene encoding cohesin subunit SA-3-like isoform X2 is translated as MDGRVAIEVAVDEWLQGYKRDREPAFLELVNFIVRSCGCRGTVTLAMLREQQNTEIIQRLTETFSEDSSDYPLSLSTGPWRRFRASFGAVVTAVALRSRHAVLYDGFLLGGLTALLTSLADSQVRAFRHTATLAAMKLMTALVEVALGLSQRRDNTRRLYEAERGKSPPRRAPGKLEALQETLRELQEQQEEMEAVMNAIFKGVFVHRYRDVVPDVRALCMEELGTWMCSFPASFLTDGHLKYLGWTLHDKQGEVRLRCVRALQGLYARRDTAAHMELFTGRFKARLVSMVQDKDPVVAVEVVKLLTVMLDTVAEALTEADCHRVYPAVFCSRRPLATAAGLFLYRSLLSPRHEGDTEPSPGSGDNRTFFRLLLTFFIESELHQHAAYLVDSLWDCAGTQLRDWDTAGGLLLEEAPEEALSDQQEKALVEILAASAKWAAGEGPPVGRGPPRKAPPKGRRAVTEQRSRLSLCLAPILPRLLAKFSADEEKVTPLLEVLSCFELSVYCTARLERPLEQALAQLQELVQKHTGPEVLGAASRALGALCDPRLPLRGRGELVRSRLGDLLGERCHRLLRLPSLDEEELYSAAATLKRLSVLFNAHDLTPWQLFEPCTLLLRRAADTGEVPPQLLVPAITCAHFHILWELSRLANTDVPQEQLLSLKDKTTSFCALCQSCLSNGDAGVREQAFVVLSDLLLVLGPSGTRRAGAALAPLRLVPDVELRSQLAAVLLNHVFSPGDRDGDGEVPNASPTRPQGGPEPDAAEAHMEDLRRRRMLLAGFCKLIIYNVLEPSAASDVLKYYDKFHAEYGDIIKETLACIRCMDGQEWARVVLLSLQQVMTELLMEHGPGVRGVPAFGGLRDLGRRLSLFFGPRHQPNRQVLLRLHRDSIAFALQEGPEGGPGGDPGGAPLYLPFLEVLSEFSPRLLPPDRALLLTHLQQSCQQLGMTPPERSPWPPLAAYHRSLQPPEPPQKRRRTEETWQGPSPPLSPALTSTVLRAPPGPPWDLRVPGPSSVVPSLSVMEEEEEEEEEEERGGGSSEEPPPQLDQVRDLFDSSILGIED